In the Terriglobus sp. RCC_193 genome, AACAGCATTGGGCGCTGCGGTGAACTCAAACATGGCACACGCGCTGCCTGTCCCTGCGGAGGAGAATGCCGCCGCCGCAGGCAAGAAGCCAAACCTGATCTTCCTTTACACCGAAGGGCAGCGCTGGGACTGCCTCAGTAGTGCGGGTCATCCCCTGCTGAAGACGCCGAATATGGATCGTATTGCGCACGAAGGTGTGAAGTTTGAAAATGCCTTCTGCACGAATGCACTTTGCGCTCCTGCACGCGCATCCGCCATGACCGGCATGTGGTCCCGTTCCACCGGCGCGCTGGACAACAAGACGGTGCACACACCGTTTCCCTCCGACATCCCTGTCTTCACGGACTACCTGTTGCAGGAAGGCTATGAAACCTGCATCGTTGGCAAAGTGCATGTGCGTAACGGTCTGAAGGAAAAGCACTGGGATTATTACCTTGGCGTCAATGCGCCGGCCACCAACTACTACAAGCCGAAGATGGCCGAAGGAAAGAACGGCAAGATCGGTGAAGTTCAAACATGGGACGAAGGCTACTGTGACGACTTCGTCACCGACCGCGTATTGGATTGGCTCAAGCAGCCGCGTGAGAAACCCTTTGCCCTGTTGCTCTGGTACATGACACCGCACGCGCCTTATTTCCGCCCTCGGCGCCATCTTGATCTGTACAACGGTGTGAAGATCCCCAAGCCTGCGTCCTTCGACGACGACCTCAAGGGATACCCCGGCAAGCCGACACCGTTCAAGACTGCGGACAACAAGATAGGCACCACCGACACTGGCGATGCCGTCCGTTCCATTGAAGAGCTCTGCAAGGACTACTACTCAGGGCTTGTCGCAATCGACGAAAACGTGGGCCGCATCTTCAAACACCTCGATGACACCAAGACCATGGATGACACTGCCATCATCCACAGCTCTGATCATGGATATCTCCTGGGCGAATGGCGCCTCTTCGACAAGCGCCTGATGCACGAGCCATCCATCCGTGTTCCCATGGCCATCCGTTACCCCAACCGCGTGAAAGCCGGTGGAGTAAAGAAAGAAATGGTGCTGGACGTAGACATTGCCCCCACCGTGATGGATTTAGTAGGCCTGCCCATTCCCAAGCAGTTCCAGGGTCGCTCCATGCTGGAGCTTGTCGATAACAAAGGGACGGCATGGCGCAAGGAATGGCTGTATGACTACTACGAATTCCCCGGCGCTGAAAACGTAGCGCCGCACCGCGGTGTACGTACTGACACACACAAGTTCATCCATTGGTACACGCAATCGCCAGAGGAGTTCGAGTTATACGATCTTCAGCTCGATCCCAACGAAGCACACAACCTGTACGGCAATCCGAAATATGCGACCATCCAAAATAATCTGGAGAAACGTCTTGCAGACCTGCTGGTAGCCATCCCGGAACGACAAGCCTAGCAATACTAGAAACAGCCCTCTCCAGAAGAGGGCTGTTTCTCTTGCACAATCATGAACAATTCCGCAATCGAAGCGTTCACCGGCGTATTCAACTGAGCCGTACGCTGTTCTCTGCATGGCGTGCACTTAATCAGAGACTCCCATCCATGGAGAAGATGAGCCCTTGTAACTCAGCAATGAATCGTTCTTGAATCACAGTGATCTGAATTTCATCATTGGATAATTTCTCTGTTTTCTATATAAGTCCTTCAGGTTCATTTTGGAATAAGGATGGGAGAGCATGAAAACAGGAATCGCAGGAGTAATTTGTTTCGTTGTTGGAGTGCTGATTGTTCCGCTATTTGCGTGGAGCTATCTTAGCTATGGCAGACCACCCGTTGCGGTTACCGATTCCGCCTTTCCATTCGAAAAGCAGATCGTTCGCGTTCCTTTACATCGCCGGATGGAGAGTGAAATCGAACAGGCTCCCATTCAGCCGGATGAGAACAATCTCCTGGCAGGCGCGCAGATTTATAAGAGAGAGTGTTCGTTTTGCCACGGGATACCGAGCCAACCGGCTGAAGTGGGTCAGAACATGTATCCCAGCGTGCCTCAGCTATGGCAGAAGCACAAAAATGGCGTCGTCGGTGTAAGCGATGATCCGGCAGGAGAAACTTACTGGCGCATCAAGAACGGTATCCGGCTTACTGGTATGCCCTCATATCAGAAAATACTTTCGCCGACGCAGATGTGGCAGGTAAGCCTGCTGCTCGCATCAGCAGACAAGCCTCTTTCTCCTTCTGTTCAGGCTGCCCTGTCGCAGCCATAGCAGAGGCTGTGTTTCTCGTACTTGTTTCGGTTCCCGCCATCGCTCCGTATTCAGTGAAACTTAAGTTTGGTTAGCAGATAATAGAGGGCCATGAGAATCCTCCTGGTGGAAGACGAAATCCGGTTGGCCACAAACATTGTCAACGGTATGCGAGAAGCGGGTTTCGCTGTGGACCATGCTGCGGATGGCAAGGAAGGTCTCGACTATGCGGAGCAAAATCTCTTTGACCTGATTGTTCTGGATCTCATGTTGCCGGCCCTCTCCGGGCAGGAAGTTCTGCGCATTCTCCGTAAGAGAAAGAACCTGACACCGGTTTTGATCCTGACCGCGCAGGAGGGCAAGACCACTATCATCGACATGCTGAACAGTGGCGCCGATGACTACCTGGCGAAGCCATTTGATCTGGGAGAACTTATTGCGCGGATCAAGGCATTGATTCGTCGCTCCAATGGAGCGGCATCACCCAAATTGCAGGTGGCGGACCTTCAGATTGATACGGTGTTGCAAACAGTCAATCGTGGAAGCGAAACCATCGATGTGTCGCCCACTGAGTACCGCATTCTGGAGTATCTGGCTTACCGCCCCCGTGCTGTCGTTTCAAAGAAAGAGCTTCTGGAACATCTTTACGATTACAACTGGGAACATCATTCGAACGTAATTGAAGCGCATATCTCAAATCTAAGACGGAAGATTTCTCTTCCAGACGGCGAACCGATTATCGAGACATTGCGTCATCGCGGCTACCGGCTACGGTCGGGTGACCTAACGTGAAATCGGGTATATCCATTACGCGCAGGCTCACACTTGCTGTGCTGCTGCTGGAGTTTCTGGCAGCACTTGTACTGATTGCAACCGTTACGATTCACGAGCGACGCGTGCAATTCGAAGCCTTCGATGCGAATCTTCGTGCCACTTCCAACGCACTTCTTGGCGCAGTACAGGAAGCGGACAGCAAGGATGGAAGTATTGCGTTAGATGCACAAGGCGTGAGTCTGCCTCCGCGTGCGGTCTATCATGTAACTGCCGATAACGGACAGGTGCTGGCGGAACATGGACAAGTGCCTTCCCTGCCGCTTGATTCCGGCACAGTATCCCAAACTCGCGTGCAGAATCACCGTTTCCGCTTCTACGTCTTGAAGGGTGATCGCATCATTGATCCCAACAGTCCACACGCGGTGGATCACAAGGTCACCGTAGTCTACGGCCTTCCGGAAGGGCGCACATGGCATTCGATTTTCGAAGCGACGCGCTTCTTCGCATATGCAACAGTCATTCTTCTTGGCATAACCGCAGCCATTTTGTCGTGGCTC is a window encoding:
- a CDS encoding sulfatase, with product MESFGKQLDRRQFLQAGAATALGAAVNSNMAHALPVPAEENAAAAGKKPNLIFLYTEGQRWDCLSSAGHPLLKTPNMDRIAHEGVKFENAFCTNALCAPARASAMTGMWSRSTGALDNKTVHTPFPSDIPVFTDYLLQEGYETCIVGKVHVRNGLKEKHWDYYLGVNAPATNYYKPKMAEGKNGKIGEVQTWDEGYCDDFVTDRVLDWLKQPREKPFALLLWYMTPHAPYFRPRRHLDLYNGVKIPKPASFDDDLKGYPGKPTPFKTADNKIGTTDTGDAVRSIEELCKDYYSGLVAIDENVGRIFKHLDDTKTMDDTAIIHSSDHGYLLGEWRLFDKRLMHEPSIRVPMAIRYPNRVKAGGVKKEMVLDVDIAPTVMDLVGLPIPKQFQGRSMLELVDNKGTAWRKEWLYDYYEFPGAENVAPHRGVRTDTHKFIHWYTQSPEEFELYDLQLDPNEAHNLYGNPKYATIQNNLEKRLADLLVAIPERQA
- a CDS encoding cytochrome c — its product is MKTGIAGVICFVVGVLIVPLFAWSYLSYGRPPVAVTDSAFPFEKQIVRVPLHRRMESEIEQAPIQPDENNLLAGAQIYKRECSFCHGIPSQPAEVGQNMYPSVPQLWQKHKNGVVGVSDDPAGETYWRIKNGIRLTGMPSYQKILSPTQMWQVSLLLASADKPLSPSVQAALSQP
- a CDS encoding response regulator transcription factor, coding for MRILLVEDEIRLATNIVNGMREAGFAVDHAADGKEGLDYAEQNLFDLIVLDLMLPALSGQEVLRILRKRKNLTPVLILTAQEGKTTIIDMLNSGADDYLAKPFDLGELIARIKALIRRSNGAASPKLQVADLQIDTVLQTVNRGSETIDVSPTEYRILEYLAYRPRAVVSKKELLEHLYDYNWEHHSNVIEAHISNLRRKISLPDGEPIIETLRHRGYRLRSGDLT